One stretch of Corallococcus exiguus DNA includes these proteins:
- a CDS encoding type VI secretion system membrane subunit TssM, with protein MDVLKKLTAFIPPKWKPYALILLALLALFVPLFLVWRAKRKSTPAGGAAAPEPLAKNRLRKVREKFLAGLPLRHRVAVRDLPGVVVLGPAGAGKSRLIELDLDWKRQARQFLPSLLTDSLLQIYLGADVVAQELSAQLVEDESPQAREALRRLWKDSFGSGQQALAVLVLDARWLQDTPPDEVRRAAQLLRGRLNLLSEVRGGELETRLCLTHLDEREGYADFAKLLRAYHVPLRFPLPPSGQEGQVGSLLKAQEHYLALGLTSLPVESFERLEHFYSEGHAPFEALSRFVTALMEGQTLAYAPRLATVSLSSADKDTRDPDVLSVSAEASTAKAVHERYLHIHLRRAVLLGLACALPLLAVYGHFAWRLGQARTRVQRFEEMVQRIRDQGQEVSGAAVQEPVVAAGHSLDSLWRAMNTWPLLRYSFTDAREDLRQRLARGIREAHIRPALEKCHRQPDTCRPEQVVYLLAALHGSREEPLGQLVLSSLKTRPNWGFVSEDGSAEPAADAAALEGGRSWVTAVGLNDSLVADYVVMSNPPWSAPDTPEASWARWPYPEPLTQESQLMPWQAHLRRLQDLLANRAVEPRALEQLDAELESMQDERRRLQTLLDDSARFSSLPRALELLAASEARVDTSRFRGIPSTIRTVAWINDHREVLTNVLRMEEEAFLGVKAVQKMNVAELLVRDGLWLPGNGPSVLQVPVLQSTFEFRPKDSSRLLHQALLRYHEKTGRMPFGVVEGEEAVAARSGASLASDRLEFDTRLRPLVDEFTTRIKGSGLPVEEVLQRHEHVRRKVNQFAVQYRNRLFQRVGGYRFQAVIPALLAEELSRLTQPSSDLVDMLRDVAQSVALEPLEGPFYESLRNAVAPFKPIATVMKPDETGNYTALNPYRALVAQMSDELNAVPRPGMVPAEATASLTGGLATGSAQPAGGAAKLQELLTPLGRLAFAMMMEDDTSYLRKVDAWLDQQGLIGELRQPFRQPFLAVRELGQREIERTLERQWDEASGRFLRPLLKHYPFTPDASQEVAQEDLEVLRRLDGAFWDFVTRVLTPVCEERGSEWVPRSALQSRLAFPQGMLPSLGKLSRLARVLWDAEGRPRPLMLQVMPLPLPKAPVPGSFVTLGSLKCGKTTFLAYNQSPSWQEFPLAWWDQQTASLMLELRAPTEQAVQYASLEKSRSAWSCFRLLESSQATEDPQHRKWSLRARAATPPDGVMELRVGLKGEPWIPFREVPR; from the coding sequence ATGGATGTCCTCAAGAAGCTGACGGCGTTCATTCCGCCGAAGTGGAAGCCGTACGCGCTGATCCTCCTGGCGCTGCTGGCCCTCTTCGTGCCGCTGTTCCTCGTGTGGCGCGCGAAGCGCAAGAGCACGCCGGCCGGAGGGGCCGCCGCGCCGGAGCCCCTGGCGAAGAACCGGCTGCGCAAGGTGCGCGAGAAGTTCCTGGCCGGGCTGCCGCTGCGCCACCGCGTGGCGGTACGGGACCTGCCAGGTGTGGTGGTGCTGGGCCCTGCGGGCGCGGGCAAGTCGCGGCTCATCGAGCTGGACCTGGACTGGAAGCGGCAGGCGCGGCAGTTCCTGCCCAGCCTCCTCACGGACTCGCTGCTCCAGATCTACCTGGGCGCGGACGTGGTGGCCCAGGAGCTGTCCGCGCAGCTCGTGGAGGACGAGTCGCCCCAGGCGCGAGAGGCGCTGCGCCGGCTGTGGAAGGACAGCTTCGGCAGCGGCCAGCAGGCGCTGGCGGTGCTGGTGCTGGACGCGCGCTGGCTGCAGGACACGCCCCCGGACGAGGTGCGCCGCGCGGCGCAGCTGTTGCGAGGCAGGCTCAACCTGTTGTCGGAGGTGCGCGGGGGCGAGCTGGAGACGCGCCTGTGCCTCACCCACCTGGATGAGCGGGAGGGCTACGCGGACTTCGCGAAGCTCTTGCGCGCCTACCACGTGCCGCTGCGCTTCCCCCTGCCCCCGTCGGGCCAGGAGGGACAGGTGGGCTCGCTGCTCAAGGCGCAGGAGCACTACCTGGCGCTGGGTCTCACGTCGCTTCCGGTGGAGTCCTTCGAACGGCTGGAGCACTTCTATTCGGAGGGCCACGCCCCTTTCGAGGCGCTGTCGCGCTTCGTGACGGCGCTGATGGAGGGCCAGACGCTGGCGTATGCGCCCCGGCTCGCCACGGTGTCGCTGTCGTCCGCGGACAAGGACACGAGGGACCCTGACGTCCTCTCGGTGTCCGCCGAGGCCAGCACGGCGAAAGCGGTCCACGAGCGCTACCTGCACATCCACCTGCGCCGGGCGGTGCTGCTGGGGCTGGCGTGCGCGCTGCCGCTCCTGGCCGTGTACGGGCACTTCGCGTGGAGGCTGGGCCAGGCGCGCACACGCGTGCAGCGCTTCGAGGAGATGGTCCAGCGCATCCGCGACCAGGGGCAGGAGGTGTCCGGGGCCGCGGTGCAGGAACCGGTGGTCGCCGCGGGCCACTCTCTGGACTCGTTGTGGCGGGCCATGAACACGTGGCCGCTGTTGCGCTACAGCTTCACCGACGCGCGAGAGGACCTGCGCCAACGCCTGGCGCGAGGCATCCGCGAGGCCCACATCCGGCCCGCCCTGGAGAAGTGCCACCGCCAGCCGGACACGTGCCGTCCGGAGCAGGTCGTCTACCTGCTGGCCGCGTTGCACGGTTCGCGCGAGGAGCCGCTGGGCCAACTGGTGCTGTCCAGCCTGAAGACGCGTCCGAACTGGGGCTTCGTGTCGGAGGACGGCTCGGCGGAGCCTGCCGCGGACGCGGCGGCGTTGGAGGGAGGGCGCTCGTGGGTGACGGCGGTGGGGCTGAACGACTCCCTGGTGGCCGACTACGTCGTCATGAGCAATCCGCCGTGGTCCGCGCCGGACACGCCCGAAGCCAGCTGGGCGCGCTGGCCCTACCCGGAGCCGCTCACGCAGGAGTCCCAGTTGATGCCGTGGCAGGCGCACCTGCGGCGGTTGCAGGACCTGCTGGCGAACCGGGCCGTGGAGCCGCGCGCGCTGGAGCAGCTGGACGCGGAGCTGGAGTCCATGCAGGACGAGCGACGGAGGCTCCAGACGCTGCTGGATGACAGCGCGCGCTTTAGCAGTCTGCCGCGCGCGCTGGAGCTCCTGGCCGCCTCCGAGGCGCGAGTGGACACCAGCCGCTTCCGGGGCATCCCCTCCACCATCAGGACGGTGGCGTGGATCAACGACCACCGCGAAGTGCTGACGAACGTGCTGCGCATGGAGGAAGAGGCCTTCCTGGGCGTGAAGGCGGTTCAGAAGATGAACGTGGCGGAGCTGCTGGTGCGCGACGGCCTGTGGCTGCCGGGCAACGGCCCCTCGGTGCTCCAGGTCCCGGTGCTCCAGAGCACCTTCGAGTTCCGGCCCAAGGACAGCTCGCGGCTCCTGCACCAGGCGCTCTTGCGCTACCACGAGAAGACGGGGCGCATGCCCTTTGGCGTGGTGGAGGGCGAGGAGGCGGTGGCGGCGCGGAGCGGCGCGAGCCTGGCATCGGACCGGCTGGAATTCGACACGCGGTTGCGCCCGCTGGTGGATGAGTTCACCACGCGCATCAAGGGTTCGGGGCTGCCGGTGGAGGAGGTGTTGCAGCGCCACGAGCACGTGCGCCGCAAGGTGAACCAGTTCGCGGTCCAGTACCGCAACCGCCTGTTCCAGCGCGTGGGCGGCTACCGCTTCCAGGCGGTGATTCCCGCGCTCCTGGCGGAGGAGCTGTCGCGTCTCACGCAGCCGTCCTCGGACCTGGTGGACATGCTGCGCGACGTCGCCCAGAGCGTGGCGCTGGAGCCGTTGGAGGGGCCCTTCTACGAATCCCTGCGCAACGCGGTGGCGCCCTTCAAGCCCATCGCCACGGTGATGAAGCCGGACGAGACGGGCAACTACACGGCGCTCAACCCCTACCGGGCGCTGGTGGCCCAGATGTCGGACGAGCTGAACGCGGTGCCCCGTCCGGGCATGGTGCCCGCGGAGGCGACAGCGTCGCTCACGGGAGGCCTGGCCACTGGCAGCGCTCAGCCGGCCGGCGGGGCCGCGAAGCTCCAGGAGCTGCTCACGCCGCTGGGGAGGCTGGCCTTCGCGATGATGATGGAGGACGACACGTCCTACCTGCGCAAGGTGGACGCGTGGCTGGACCAGCAGGGGCTCATCGGAGAGCTGCGGCAGCCCTTCCGCCAGCCGTTCCTCGCGGTGCGCGAGCTGGGCCAGCGGGAGATTGAACGAACCCTGGAGCGGCAGTGGGACGAGGCCTCGGGCCGGTTCCTGCGTCCGCTGCTGAAGCACTATCCGTTCACGCCGGACGCGTCGCAGGAGGTGGCGCAGGAAGACCTGGAGGTGCTGCGCCGGCTCGACGGAGCCTTCTGGGACTTCGTGACTCGGGTGCTGACACCGGTGTGCGAGGAGCGAGGCTCGGAGTGGGTACCGCGAAGCGCGCTCCAGTCGCGGCTGGCGTTCCCGCAGGGGATGTTGCCCTCCTTGGGGAAGCTGTCGCGGCTGGCCCGCGTGCTGTGGGACGCGGAGGGCAGGCCCCGGCCGCTGATGTTGCAGGTGATGCCGCTGCCGCTGCCGAAGGCGCCCGTACCGGGCAGCTTCGTGACGCTGGGTTCGCTCAAGTGCGGCAAGACGACGTTCCTCGCGTACAACCAGAGTCCGTCGTGGCAGGAGTTCCCGCTGGCGTGGTGGGACCAGCAGACGGCGTCGCTGATGCTGGAGTTGCGTGCGCCCACGGAGCAGGCGGTGCAGTACGCGTCGCTGGAGAAGTCGCGTTCGGCGTGGAGCTGCTTCCGGCTGCTGGAGTCATCCCAGGCCACGGAAGACCCGCAGCACCGCAAGTGGTCGTTGAGAGCGCGAGCCGCCACGCCCCCGGACGGGGTGATGGAGCTGCGCGTCGGGCTCAAGGGTGAGCCCTGGATCCCGTTCCGCGAGGTGCCGCGATGA
- a CDS encoding DotU family type IV/VI secretion system protein, which translates to MKLEHWQVVFTQYRQAQSVLDGWLPQAAPGSAAAAGLLGREGLRRLHDELLEVIERLRAGLGAHARDEEVQDALRPFTYLVDERVLLRLADSEQPLWPLLQYRLFGEDGGGEAFYTLADQRLDQPGSPALLFEMLHFCITAGFGGRYLGHTAKLREYQERLSARIVTPPPAPASAASGESLGPLLYAFPARYYAISAASVLGLQCLLWWVTR; encoded by the coding sequence ATGAAGCTCGAGCACTGGCAGGTCGTCTTCACGCAGTACCGGCAGGCCCAGTCCGTATTGGACGGGTGGCTGCCGCAGGCCGCGCCCGGGTCGGCCGCGGCGGCGGGGCTCTTGGGCCGCGAGGGCCTGCGCAGGCTCCACGACGAGCTCTTGGAGGTGATTGAGCGGCTGCGCGCGGGCCTGGGCGCCCACGCCCGCGACGAGGAGGTGCAGGACGCGCTGAGGCCCTTCACGTACCTGGTGGACGAGCGCGTCCTCCTGCGGCTCGCGGACTCGGAGCAGCCGCTGTGGCCGCTGTTGCAGTACCGCCTCTTCGGCGAGGACGGCGGCGGTGAGGCCTTCTACACGCTGGCGGATCAGCGCCTGGATCAGCCGGGCTCGCCCGCGCTGCTCTTCGAGATGCTCCACTTCTGCATCACGGCGGGCTTCGGAGGCCGCTACCTGGGCCATACGGCGAAGCTGCGTGAGTACCAGGAGCGGCTGTCCGCGCGCATCGTCACGCCCCCGCCAGCGCCCGCCTCCGCCGCGTCCGGCGAGTCCCTTGGGCCGTTGCTCTACGCCTTTCCCGCCCGCTACTACGCCATCAGCGCCGCGAGCGTGCTGGGGCTGCAGTGCCTGCTCTGGTGGGTGACCCGGTGA
- the tssK gene encoding type VI secretion system baseplate subunit TssK: MNPDTLARVLWQEGQTLLPEHFRAQEESLSTEARRYAGFAGLPVVGVSALRFNNVLLAKGSVALEELTAVLPGGHLVEVPGNAEVTPLSLEETGRMRVTVYLHLLGVLEPREDMAPAGGEAPSVVRAGRRLCLSLEPVVDDTVSSLSLAVFTRNADGPWQLSATHLPPLLSVGPHPFLEPLFEQLDGLLQQAQGQLRTSLREGLVRGDRLASARRALCEVRSLQVLRQDMRHGLQPPPYPLVQALRRLYFETCCYLEAEPDDELPAYEHEAPGPGIARWMELLTRGFRPQASPLSYRVFDFQDGHFKLTPLPRETPAPDDFYLLVRRQERDRPRSMEGVKLASPLRLPAVRRQALKGVPYRHVAFPSFPHAFDADIDWYQLTPQSEEWQSATREDGLTFFATPALEGAQVLLYWRRA, encoded by the coding sequence ATGAACCCAGACACACTCGCACGAGTCCTGTGGCAGGAGGGGCAGACCCTGCTGCCCGAACACTTCCGGGCGCAGGAGGAATCCCTCTCCACGGAGGCCCGGCGCTACGCGGGTTTCGCGGGCCTTCCGGTGGTGGGCGTGAGCGCGCTGCGTTTCAACAATGTGTTGCTCGCCAAGGGCTCGGTGGCGCTGGAGGAATTGACCGCGGTGTTACCGGGAGGCCACCTGGTGGAGGTGCCGGGTAACGCGGAGGTAACACCGCTGTCGCTCGAGGAGACGGGGCGCATGCGGGTGACGGTGTATCTGCACCTGCTGGGCGTGCTGGAGCCCCGCGAGGACATGGCGCCCGCGGGCGGTGAAGCGCCCAGCGTGGTGCGCGCGGGACGCAGGCTGTGCCTGTCGCTGGAGCCGGTGGTGGACGACACGGTGAGCAGCCTGTCGCTGGCCGTCTTCACCCGGAACGCGGACGGGCCCTGGCAGCTGTCCGCCACGCACCTGCCGCCGCTCTTGAGCGTGGGCCCCCACCCGTTCCTGGAGCCCCTGTTCGAGCAGCTGGACGGCCTGCTCCAGCAGGCGCAGGGGCAGCTGCGCACGTCGCTGCGCGAGGGTCTGGTGCGAGGCGACCGGCTGGCCAGCGCGCGGCGGGCGCTGTGCGAGGTGCGAAGCCTCCAGGTGCTGCGCCAGGACATGCGCCACGGCCTGCAGCCGCCGCCGTACCCGCTGGTGCAGGCGCTGCGGCGGCTGTACTTCGAGACGTGCTGCTACCTGGAGGCGGAGCCGGACGACGAGCTGCCCGCGTACGAGCACGAAGCGCCGGGTCCGGGAATCGCGCGGTGGATGGAGCTGCTCACGCGCGGGTTCCGCCCGCAGGCCAGCCCCCTGTCCTACCGGGTCTTCGACTTCCAGGACGGCCACTTCAAGCTGACACCGCTGCCCAGGGAGACGCCGGCGCCGGATGACTTCTACCTGCTGGTGCGCCGGCAGGAGCGCGACCGGCCCCGCTCCATGGAGGGCGTGAAGCTGGCCAGTCCCCTGCGGCTGCCGGCGGTGCGTCGCCAGGCCTTGAAGGGCGTGCCGTACCGGCACGTGGCCTTCCCGTCGTTCCCCCACGCCTTCGACGCGGACATCGACTGGTACCAACTGACGCCCCAGAGCGAGGAATGGCAGTCCGCGACGCGCGAGGACGGGCTCACCTTCTTCGCCACGCCCGCGCTCGAAGGGGCGCAGGTGCTCCTCTACTGGCGCAGGGCCTGA
- the tssB gene encoding type VI secretion system contractile sheath small subunit, translating into MAITDEIPRSRITLTYRTQVNGTRADKALPFRLLVMGDFSKGTSIDRKKDLDQREIRNLDGKNLNQVIQNMGMTLNFSVPNRVDKKDPVDGSAPAPLQVSLKLDSMKSFSPVDVARQVPKINALLTLRKLLLELQGNLDNRKEFRQLVRQLAQNPEAVQKLKTELAAFKSMSLPKLAATNPQPPTT; encoded by the coding sequence ATGGCCATCACCGACGAAATTCCCAGATCACGCATCACGCTGACCTACCGCACCCAGGTGAATGGCACCCGGGCGGACAAGGCGCTTCCGTTCCGGCTGCTGGTGATGGGGGACTTCTCCAAGGGCACCTCCATTGACCGCAAGAAGGACCTGGATCAGCGGGAGATCCGCAACCTGGATGGCAAGAACCTGAACCAGGTCATCCAGAACATGGGCATGACGCTGAACTTCAGCGTGCCCAACCGCGTGGACAAGAAGGACCCGGTGGATGGTTCGGCGCCGGCGCCGCTGCAGGTGAGCCTCAAGCTGGACTCGATGAAGTCCTTCAGCCCGGTGGACGTGGCGCGTCAGGTTCCGAAGATCAACGCGCTGCTCACGCTGCGCAAGCTGCTGCTGGAGCTGCAGGGCAACCTGGACAACCGCAAGGAGTTCCGCCAGCTGGTGCGCCAGCTCGCGCAGAACCCGGAGGCCGTCCAGAAGCTGAAGACGGAGCTGGCCGCGTTCAAGTCGATGAGCCTGCCGAAGCTGGCCGCGACGAACCCGCAGCCGCCGACGACGTGA